One Cupriavidus pauculus genomic window, ATGTGTCGGGAGAGGGTACCGTGCGAGTCAGCGCGACATTATAGTCCTGCCCTCCTCCGCCCCACCTTCGCCACCTTCGCCACCTTGGTCCATTCCCGAAAGACCGGACCGGCTAGCCCCCTCGCCGCCGCTCCTCCACCTTCAGCAACTGCCACCGAATCGACGAGGCATCGGCCGGCGGGTTCGGGACGCGGTACTCGCGCACGCGCAGCTTGTAGGCCACGCCGGGCTCGAAGTCGAGCCCTTCGATCGGCCCGTACCAGAGCTGCCATGCCGCGTCCTCGGACTCGCGCCAGCGGTAGCACTGCATGCGGCCGACGCCCGTGCATTCGACGCGCTGGGAATCGATATAGACGATCTTCTCCGTCCCGGACGCGGCATCGATCTTCGCGCCGCGGCGGCCCACGCCCTCGCGCTCGGCGAACTGCAGCAGATCGCCGTCCGCGGTCTTCCAGATGATCTGGCGCCCCTGCGGCGTGGCCGAGGGCTGCGTGGCGACGGTCGTGAACGGCGACTGCATCGCGTGCAGCAGCGCGGTCTCGAATGTCATGCGCTCGCCGGGGCAGGCCATGCGCGTCCCGGCGATCTTGTCGAAGCGGATGCCGGTGGCGGTCTTGCCGTACCCGCCCGTGAAGCGATTGCAGCCGCTGTTGCCGCTGACGGTGCCCTGCGCGGCGTCGATGCCGCTATTGAACTCGAAGATGACGGGCTGCCCGCTGTCGCCGCGCGGCAGTTCGCGCGAGACGCCGTCGGCCTGCTGCCAGCGCACGAGTTCCCAGCGCTGGGGACCGTCAGACTGCGTCTGCGAAAGGCTCGCGCCTGCGGCGGGCGAATCCGCGGTGGTGGTCGTCGTACACGCGCCCAGCAGCGCGGCGGCGGCCATGGCGGCGGCGGGGACGATGGCTGCAAGCATGGGCAAGCGCTGAACTTTCTGCATGATCCGCTCCTTTGTTCTCTGCGTGGCGTCGCTTACATGGCGAATTTACACGATGCGGCAGCGGGCACGTGTATTCGGACGCCGGGGGGCTCAGGTCGTCACTGCAGGTCGCAACACCCATGCCAGTACGCCCGGGCGCGCGCGATCCCACACGCTGCCAAATTTCGTCGATCTGTTGTTTTCACATGCGACGGGCGAGGCCATAGTCGACGCATCCCTTCGCGAGTGGTCGGACGATGAAGATCAATGCTCTCGGCGCGACGATAACGATCGCCCTAGTGGTATCCGCCTGGTACGTGTGGCAGTCATGGCCGCGTGCATCCAGCGAGCGGCCGGAACATCGCGGCACCACGCAGACGTCCGCCAAGGGCCGGGGCGGCAGCCTGGCGACGCTCGGCGGCATCGACGCCCTCGCACCGGTGGATCGGCAGCAGGACTATCCCGGCGCGATCGCCGGCCTCGCCGATCGCGCGGAAGCCGAAAGACATCTGCCGTTCCTCGCCGAACCCCGTTATCGCGAGAGCCGGCTGGTCCGGTATCGACACGACACGTTGCAGCATCTGCGCCCCACCGATCGATTCGATCTCTATCTTCCCAACCTGGACATGACGGTCACCGCGCGCCTGGAGGCGCGCGAAGATGACGACGGATGGACGCGCTGGCGTGGCGAACTACTGAGCCCGGACATCGTGCGCCACCACGAATGGCTGATCACGGAAGCGCCGGTCGATCGTTACGCAGTCGCCTACTTCGAGACGCCGGATGGCGCGGTGTATCTTGAGGCGAAGAACGGATACGGGTGGCTGCGGAACGCCGGCGACAGCAAACTGGACAACGATGCACGGGTCCCGCCTGACAGCACCGCCATGCCGGCGCGCACCCTCGGTCCTTCGCATCAGCCACAGGAGACATCCCACCGATGACAACGCTGCTTCGCTGCACCCTTATGGCCGCCGCGCTGGCCACGCAGGCATACGCCACTCACGCCGACAATGCGGATGCCGAGGATGTTTCCGCGCTCCATCCCCAGCGGAACCGTACGGTGCCCGCCGACGGCGTCATGGGCGATATGACCGAACCAACGCTGGACCTGTACCTCCACGAAGGCGACCGCTTCCCCAAGCTGACGCTCCCTGCCTCGGCGCCGGATCGTGCACGCCTGGTCGTGCGCATGAACGGTTCCCACAGCACTTACATCGACGATGGCAACATCGAAGAGAAGGCGACCCTGGGATTGCGCGCGGGGGACGAGTACCGATTCATGTTCCAGAAGGAAAAGAACATGTGGCGAATGACCAAGGCTGCCAAAGTCGAACTCACCTCATCCCAACTGGACGGTGGCGTGATCCCGCCGATGCGGACGCCAAGCACGTGGATCAGCGTGCCACGTCGGAGAGCCGTGACCTCCGCCCTCGAATTACCGGTGGATGCAAAACCGGATGACCGGATCACCATTCATAATTATCGCCATCACCAGGCTGTCTCCGTAGAGGGGCCTGGTTTGTTCGAGCGTTGGACGATCCCGCCTGGAGCGCGCGTCCAATTCGAAAAAGCGCCGCTGTACGGCTGGCAGCCATATACGCAGACATTGGATCTGCTGCCGGTATTCGGTGACAAGGCGGTCAAGAGGCTGGGTGATTTTGCCGTTCGCGCCCGCATCGCCCATGACGTTGCCTTGACGAACAAGGCGCTCGCGGACTCCCGCGTCGGCATCTGGATCCGGGATGCCACCGCGCTGTATCACCCGATCGCGGGAACGCGGATGTCCGATGTCCTCGATGCACTCCAGTCCGATCCACGCGTTCGCCATGCACGCCTGGCCGCCGAGGCACATGCCGTGTATTACCTCGATGCCGTCGGCGACCTGGGACCTGACGGCGCGTGCGGCATGGCATGGCTAGGGAGCCCCATGAACTGGCGATGGGCGTATAGCACCGTCGATATCGACTGCAATTCCTCCGTCCTGGCACACGAAGTCGGACACATGCTCGGCGTGTGGCACGGGAATGCACCGTTCGCGGTGGCCCGCTTCGCTCGCGGATATCCGCTTGCCAAGACGTTACTTGCGGGGGACAAGCGCCTGCTTTACAGCAATCCCGACGTCCTCGATCCCAGCGACGGGACTGTGGTCGGCAAGCGCGGGGAGTTCGATGCCGCCTCCCATATGAACAGCAATGCAGCGGATCTGCATTGGCTGCTTCCGCCAAGCTAGCCCGCGTGCCCGCCTTCGGTTACCGCAGCGCGGGCGCCAGCGTGGACAGGGTTCGTGCGGTCGCGCCGCGATGCATCCCCGCGAACGCCAACGCGTTCGCGCGCATCTCTCCCAGCGCCGCGCGATCGGCGAGGATGCGCGCCGCGGCGGTCATCAGCACGTCCGCGTTGTCCACGCGCTGGCAGGCACCGGCCGCGATCGCGTCTTCGGTAGCCTGCGCGAAATTGAAGGTATGCGGGCCAATCAGGACCGGCGTCCCGCACGCGCAGGCCTCGATCAGGTTCTGACCGCCGAGCGGCATGAGGCTGCCACCGATAAATGCAATGTCCGACGCCGCGAAGTACATCGGCATCTCGCCCATCGAATCGCCCAGCACGATATCGGCCGTCATCGATTCCAGCCCCGCGGCGTCGACACCGAGCGTGCTGCGGCGCTGCACGGTGAACCCGAGCCGCTGGGCCAGCGCCGCCACTTCGTCGAAACGCTGCGGATGGCGCGGCACCAGCAGCAGCAGCGGGCGCTTTTCACCGGGCCAGCGGATAAACGCATCGAGCAGCATGGCTTCCTCGCCCTCGCGCGTGCTTGCCGCCGCCAGCACGGGACGTTGCTCGCCCGATGGGTCTTTCATGGCCTGGCGCAGCGCCTTGCCGCGAGCCAGCAGCGCCTCGGGCGGCTGCATATCGAACTTGAGGTTGCCCGTGATGGTCACGCGCGTGATGCCGAGCGCGCGGTAGCGCTCCGCATCGCCGGGCGTCTGCGCGAGGACCTCGGTGAAGTTCTGGTAGATCGCGGAGGCCGCGCGGCCGAAACGCGCGGTCCGCCGATAGCTGCGCGGCGACAGCCTCGCATTGACGAGGTAGAGCGGCACGCCCGCCTCATGCGTGCCATGCACGAGATTCGGCCAGACCTCGGTCTCCATCAGCAGCGCCGCCTCTGGACGGAAATGCCGCAGAAAACGCCGCACGAGCCATGGCACGTCGTACGGCACGTAGCACTGCTGCACGCGCGCGTTGGTGCCGAACAGCTGCTGCCCGGTCTGGCGTCCCGTGGGCGTCATATGGGTCAGCAGCACGCGATGGTTCGGGTGCGCGGCCAGCAGCGCCTCCACGAGCGGCTGCGCGGCGCGCGTCTCGCCGACCGATACGGCATGGACCCAGAGCCACGGGCCATCGGAAGGGATATCGTCGTAGCGGCCGAGCCGCTCGCCGACGTGGTGCACGTAACCCGGTTCCTTGCGCGCGCGCCAGACGAGGCGCAGCAATGCGACCGGCAGGATCACGATCCACAACAACGTATAAACCCACCGCAGCATCAGGCCTCCGCACCTCGCACGCGCGTGGCCGCGGCATGCACTTCCTCGACGGACGGCACAATGCCGTCGTCCCCCACGTTGGCGATGCGATCGGACCAGTAGCCCTCGGTCTTCCAGCGCCACGTGGCCGTATAGATTTCCACCGTCGGACGGCACAGCGCCGCCGCGATGTGCACGAGGCCGGTATCGACACCGATCACGACCTCCGCGCGATTGATCAGGCCGAAGCCCTGCATCACCGAGAAACGCGGCAGCACGCGCGCGCCCGGGATGCCCGCGGCAATCTCCTCCGCGTCGCGGCGTTCGGATGCGTTGCCCCATGGCAGCAATACCGTGAGCCCCTCGGCCTGCAGGCGCTTGCCCAGCGCGTGCCAGTGCGGCACGGGCCAGCGCTTCTTCGCGCCGGCCGTCGCATGGAAGCAAACCGCGTAGCGCGCGGGCAGATCGGCCCACAGCGGATCATCGACATGCAGCGTGCGCGCGCGCTCCCCGAAAAACTTCGGCGGCTCGGGCGGGGCCACGGCCGTCAGCGCGGCGCCGAGCAGGCGCGAGCGCCGGACCGAATGGGTCTGGCGTGGCACCTGGACGGGCGCCGTATAGAACAACCGCGCGGCGGGCTCGTAGCCCGAACCCTGCGTGGCGTTGCCGAGTCCGATCACGGGCGCGCCCGCCACGCGCGCGGCGGTCCGCGCCACGACGGCGGTCTTCAGCAACCCCTGGGTCTCGAGCACGGCGTCGTAGGGCCGCGCGCGAATCGCATCGCGTAACGCGCCGAGCTCGTGCCACGTGTCGCCGCGGTAGAACCGCTTGCGCCAGCGCCGCAACGCGAACGGAATCACGTGCGAGACCTCGGGCAGCAGCCGGACGAGGTCCACGTAGCCCTCTTCCACGACCCAGTCGATCTCGCACGCGGGCCAGCGCGCGCGCAGATCGTGCACGAGCGGCATGTTGTGGACCACGTCGCCGAGCGACGAAACCTTGACGATCAGGATGCGCGCGGGCGCGGCATTCGCCGGCAGCGCATAGGGATACGACGCCGGCGACGGATCGTTCGCCGGCGCCACGAGCGGCTGCGTCATCCGCTCAGAACGGGAGCTGCGCATCCGGTTTCTCGGCCAGGATCACCCGCTTGAACTCGGCCTGGATACGCGCGAGCGCCGCATCGTTGTCCGCCTCGAAGCGCATCACCACCACGGGCGTGGTGTTCGACGGCCGGGCAAGGCCGAAACCGTCGGGATACTCGACGCGCACGCCATCGATCGTGATGACCTCGCGCGCACCGTCGAACTTCGCGTTCGCGCGAATCTTGTCGAGCAACGCGAACGGCTCGCCCTCGGCGCACTTGAGCTGCAGCTCCGGCGTGTTGTTGGCGTTCGGCAGCGCGTTGAGCACGGCGCTGGGATCGGCATGGCGCGACAGGATCTCCAGCAGGCGCGCGCCCGTGTAGAGGCCGTCGTCGAAGCCGTACCAGCGGTCCTTGAAGAACACGTGGCCGCTCATTTCGCCCGCGATCGGCGCGCCCGTTTCCTTGAGCTTGGCCTTGACCAGCGAATGTCCGGTCTTCCACATCAGCGGTTCGCCGCCGTGTTCGCGGATCCACGGGGCCAGCTTGCCCGTGCACTTGACGTCGTAGATCACCTGCGCGCCCGGGTTGCGCGAGAGGATTTCCTCGGCAAAGAGCATCAGCTGGCGATCGGGGAAGATGACCTGGCCGTCCTTGGTCACGACGCCCAGCCGGTCGCCATCGCCATCGAACGCGAGGCCCAGTTCGCAATCGGTCTCGCGCAGCGCGCGCATCAGATCCTGGAGGTTCTCGACGTGCGCGGGGTCCGGATGGTGGTTCGGGAAATTGCCATCGACGTCGCAGAACAGTTCGACGACCTCGCAGCCGAGGCCGCGGAACAGGTCGCCGACGAATGCGCCCGCCACGCCGTTGCCGGCGTCGAGCGCAATCTTCATCGGGCGCGCGAGCTTGACGTCGCCGAGGATGCGGTCGAGGTACTGCTGG contains:
- a CDS encoding phosphomannomutase/phosphoglucomutase; protein product: MQIDPSIFKAYDIRGIVGKTLTVEVARQIGLSFGSAAVELGEKTVVVGRDGRLSGPDLLGGLVEGLRAAGVDVIDLGMVATPIVYFGTNIEIDGRRATSGIMVTGSHNPPDYNGFKMVLAGKAIYGEQIQALRQRIEAGNFTKGGGSYKLVDIRQQYLDRILGDVKLARPMKIALDAGNGVAGAFVGDLFRGLGCEVVELFCDVDGNFPNHHPDPAHVENLQDLMRALRETDCELGLAFDGDGDRLGVVTKDGQVIFPDRQLMLFAEEILSRNPGAQVIYDVKCTGKLAPWIREHGGEPLMWKTGHSLVKAKLKETGAPIAGEMSGHVFFKDRWYGFDDGLYTGARLLEILSRHADPSAVLNALPNANNTPELQLKCAEGEPFALLDKIRANAKFDGAREVITIDGVRVEYPDGFGLARPSNTTPVVVMRFEADNDAALARIQAEFKRVILAEKPDAQLPF
- a CDS encoding META and DUF4377 domain-containing protein, whose protein sequence is MQKVQRLPMLAAIVPAAAMAAAALLGACTTTTTADSPAAGASLSQTQSDGPQRWELVRWQQADGVSRELPRGDSGQPVIFEFNSGIDAAQGTVSGNSGCNRFTGGYGKTATGIRFDKIAGTRMACPGERMTFETALLHAMQSPFTTVATQPSATPQGRQIIWKTADGDLLQFAEREGVGRRGAKIDAASGTEKIVYIDSQRVECTGVGRMQCYRWRESEDAAWQLWYGPIEGLDFEPGVAYKLRVREYRVPNPPADASSIRWQLLKVEERRRGG
- the waaA gene encoding lipid IV(A) 3-deoxy-D-manno-octulosonic acid transferase, with protein sequence MLRWVYTLLWIVILPVALLRLVWRARKEPGYVHHVGERLGRYDDIPSDGPWLWVHAVSVGETRAAQPLVEALLAAHPNHRVLLTHMTPTGRQTGQQLFGTNARVQQCYVPYDVPWLVRRFLRHFRPEAALLMETEVWPNLVHGTHEAGVPLYLVNARLSPRSYRRTARFGRAASAIYQNFTEVLAQTPGDAERYRALGITRVTITGNLKFDMQPPEALLARGKALRQAMKDPSGEQRPVLAAASTREGEEAMLLDAFIRWPGEKRPLLLLVPRHPQRFDEVAALAQRLGFTVQRRSTLGVDAAGLESMTADIVLGDSMGEMPMYFAASDIAFIGGSLMPLGGQNLIEACACGTPVLIGPHTFNFAQATEDAIAAGACQRVDNADVLMTAAARILADRAALGEMRANALAFAGMHRGATARTLSTLAPALR
- the waaC gene encoding lipopolysaccharide heptosyltransferase I; translation: MRSSRSERMTQPLVAPANDPSPASYPYALPANAAPARILIVKVSSLGDVVHNMPLVHDLRARWPACEIDWVVEEGYVDLVRLLPEVSHVIPFALRRWRKRFYRGDTWHELGALRDAIRARPYDAVLETQGLLKTAVVARTAARVAGAPVIGLGNATQGSGYEPAARLFYTAPVQVPRQTHSVRRSRLLGAALTAVAPPEPPKFFGERARTLHVDDPLWADLPARYAVCFHATAGAKKRWPVPHWHALGKRLQAEGLTVLLPWGNASERRDAEEIAAGIPGARVLPRFSVMQGFGLINRAEVVIGVDTGLVHIAAALCRPTVEIYTATWRWKTEGYWSDRIANVGDDGIVPSVEEVHAAATRVRGAEA